A stretch of the Salmo salar chromosome ssa20, Ssal_v3.1, whole genome shotgun sequence genome encodes the following:
- the LOC106580344 gene encoding U4/U6.U5 tri-snRNP-associated protein 2: MVSVKREREIDLEDDEVPVKIGRSSEDRRSRHCPYLDTINRSVLDFDFEKLCSISLSHINVYACLICGKYFQGRGLKSHAYTHSVQFTHHVFLNLHTLKFYCLPDNYEIIDSSLEDITYVLKPTFTRQHISGLDKQGKLYRAYDGTTYLPGIVGLNNIKANDYANVVLQALSNVPPLRNYFLEEENYCGIRRPPGDIMFLLVQRFGELMRKLWNPRNFKAHVSPHEMLQAVVLCSKKNFQITKQGDAVDFLSWFMNALHGALGGTKKKPSSLTKVFQGSMRIFSKKLPHPDLPPEEKVALLLKEEYQEEMSDTTFLFLTLDLPTAPLYKDEKEQLIIPQVPLFNILAKFNGNTEKEYKTYKENFLKRFQLLKLPPYLIFCIKRFTKNNFFVEKNPTIVNFPITNVDLREYLTEEAQVTEKNTTYDLVANVVHDGKPTEGAYRIHVLHHGTGKWYELQDLQVTDILPQMITLSEAYIQIWKRRESEDDTTNHTGA, translated from the exons ATGGTATCTGTAAAACGGGAGCGAGAAATTGACTTGGAAGACGATGAAG TACCTGTGAAAATTGGCCGTTCGTCCGAGGACCGCAGAAGTCGCCATTGTCCCTACCTCGACACAATCAATAG GAGTGTACTGGACTTCGATTTTGAGAAGCTATGCTCCATTTCCCTCTCCCACATCAATGTATATGCCTGTCTCATTTGTGGGAAATACTTCCAAG GTAGAGGTCTGAAGTCCCATGCCTACACTCACAGTGTGCAGTTCACCCACCATGTGTTCCTCAATCTGCACACCCTCAAGTTCTACTGTCTGCCAGATAACTACGAGATCATTGACTCATCGTTGGAAGACATCACG TATGTACTGAAGCCCACGTTCACCAGACAGCACATCTCTGGATTGGATAAGCAGGGAAAGCTGTATCGAGCCTATGATGGCACCACCTATCTGCCTGGCATCGTAGGGCTCAACAACATCAAGGCTAATGACTACGCTAATGTGGTGCTGCAG GCCCTGTCCAATGTGCCCCCACTGCGGAACTACTTTTTGGAAGAGGAGAATTACTGCGGCATCCGTAGGCCGCCGGGTGACATCATGTTCCTGCTCGTGCAGCGATTCGGTGAGCTGATGCGCAAGCTGTGGAACCCACGGAACTTCAAGGCCCATGTGTCACCCCACGAGATGTTGCAGGCCGTAGTGCTGTGCAGCAAGAAGAACTTCCAGATCACCAAGCAAG GGGATGCTGTGGACTTCCTGTCATGGTTCATGAACGCTCTGCATGGCGCACTGGGAGGAACCAAGAAGAAACCCT CAAGCCTTACCAAAGTGTTCCAGGGTTCCATGCGTATCTTCTCCAAGAAGCTTCCTCACCCAGATTTG ccaccAGAAGAGAAGGTGGCTCTGCTTCTGAAGGAGGAGTACCAGGAGGAGATGTCTGACACCACCTTCCTCTTCTTGACCCTTGACCTCCCCACAGCCCCGCTGTACAAGGATGAGAAGGAGCAGCTCATCATCCCACAGGTCCCCCTCTTCAACATCCTGGCCAAGTTCAATGGCAACACAGAGAAG GAGTATAAAACATACAAAGAGAATTTCCTGAAGAGGTTCCAGTTGCTCAAGCTGCCCCCCTATCTCATCTTCTGCATTAAGAGGTTCACCAAGAACaacttctttgtggagaagaaccCCACCATTGTCAACTTCCCCATCAC GAACGTAGACCTTCGTGAGTACCTGACAGAGGAAGCACAGGTCACAGAAAAGAACACAACCTATGACCTGGTAGCCAATGTGGTGCATGATGGGAAGCCCACTGAGGGGGCATACAGAATACATGTCCTGCATCAT GGCACTGGGAAGTGGTACGAGCTACAGGACCTGCAGGTGACAGATATCCTGCCCCAGATGATCACACTGTCAGAGGCCTACATTCAG ATTTGGAAAAGAAGAGAGAGCGAAGATGACACGACTAACCACACTGGGGCGTGA